From the Bacillota bacterium genome, the window GGATGGCTGCCGTATCCTGACCAAGACTACTAAAGAGTTAACCTGTTTTTAAGGAGTGAGTGGTGTGATATCTGTCAATGATCTGCGTACTGGGTTGACCATTGTGGTGGAAGGCGACATCTACAGTGTAGTGGAATTCTTACATGTGAAACCCGGCAAAGGGGCCGCCTTTGTACGTACTAAGCTTAAGAACGTGAAGACCGGTGCTGTGGTGGAGCGGACTTTCCGGGCCGGGGAAAAAGTGGAGCAGGCCCACATTGAAACCTCGGAGATGCAGTATCTTTATCAGAGTGGGAACACCTATGTCTTCATGAATACGGAGACCTACGAGCAGTTGGAGCTGAGTGCGGCGGTATTAGGGGACGCTGCCAAGTACCTCAAGGAAAACATGGAGATCCTTGTCCAGTTTTATCAAGGGGCGCCCATCGGAGTGATCCTACCCACCGCCGTGGAACTGAAAGTGGTGCGGACCGAGCCCGGCTTCAAGGGCGATACGGCCACGGGTGGCAGCAAACCTGCGGAGTTGGAAACGGGCTTGGTGGTTCAGGTTCCCCTCTTTATCGATGAGGGAGAAATTGTGAAAGTGGATACACGGACAGGCGAATACATCTCCAGAGCTTGATCGTGTGTAGAACCCCTAGGGATGGGGCATAATCTTAGAGTGATAGGCAAGAGGAGGGGTAAGGATTGACTGCGAGAGAAAAGTTGGCGTACGTACGGGGATTGTTGCAGGGTTCAGATTTTCTCGGCAGCGATGCCAAGGCCAAAGAAGTGTGGAACAGCTTGCTTGACGTGTTGGATGAGCTGACCAGGGAACTGGAGGACATCTACGATTGGCAGGATGAGATCGAGGATTATCTTGACGCCTTAGATGACGATCTTTTGGATTTGGAAGACAGTGTCTACGAAGGGGACGAAGATGAGGACGAGGGCGTGGTGATGGTGGAGTGCCCCGAGTGCCACGAGGACGTTTATGTCGACGAGTCCCTGTTGGATGAGTTCGAAGATATCGTTTGTCCCACCTGCGGCGCTTCAGTCTGCTGCGACTGCTATGAGGACGAGGACGATGATGAGGACTTCGACGTAGATTTCGACTTGGATGACGACGAAGACAACGATGAGGTTTAACTGAAAATCCCGTCTGGGCAGGGAAGCACATTGATCGCTTCCCTGCTTTTTTCCAGGCTACGGCAATGTCCGGTGGGCCTCAATGAAGGCCGAAGGATCAAGCCAGTATTTTAGCACTTCGGTCTTGGTATAGGCTACCCCATTCCAGCGGGGCCAAGCATTACTAGGTAGCTTCACCTTACGTAGTTCAAAGTGCAGGTGGGGAACGAACTTGTTGTCGGGTCCACCCCCGATGGTACCAATCTGCTGACCTCGGTAGACCAGGTCCCCTTCTTTCACCCACCGTTCGGCCAGGTGGGCGTATTGGGACCAAACCTTGCGACCATCGGGTAAGGTGTGCTCGATTTGGATAATATTGCCCTGGGCAGTGTTCCAGACCGATTCGGTAACCACGCCGTGGGCGATGCTCAATACCGCCTTTCCTTGGCTGCTTCCCCAAAGGTAATTCCAGTCTTCACCCGGATGCCAGGTTTGACTGTAATTGCTCCAATCCAAGAAGCCGTACCCTGTAATCCCGAAACCTGTGGCGGTTCCGCCCCCCACGG encodes:
- the efp gene encoding elongation factor P; this translates as MISVNDLRTGLTIVVEGDIYSVVEFLHVKPGKGAAFVRTKLKNVKTGAVVERTFRAGEKVEQAHIETSEMQYLYQSGNTYVFMNTETYEQLELSAAVLGDAAKYLKENMEILVQFYQGAPIGVILPTAVELKVVRTEPGFKGDTATGGSKPAELETGLVVQVPLFIDEGEIVKVDTRTGEYISRA
- a CDS encoding M23 family metallopeptidase, whose product is MKQSIVYLALILFSLSACLLPPTGIIPGEELPPVLDEDPLPPLTLIADGFDYPVGGGTATGFGITGYGFLDWSNYSQTWHPGEDWNYLWGSSQGKAVLSIAHGVVTESVWNTAQGNIIQIEHTLPDGRKVWSQYAHLAERWVKEGDLVYRGQQIGTIGGGPDNKFVPHLHFELRKVKLPSNAWPRWNGVAYTKTEVLKYWLDPSAFIEAHRTLP